One Micromonospora eburnea genomic region harbors:
- a CDS encoding DUF4191 domain-containing protein → MAKPQEKVSFGQRLKQIGMVFRFTAKQDRWFAPLVAAAVLIPLALTVVAVILSGWIWLPIGILLALLAVLIVLNLRSNAAMMNAAEGQPGAAAQIMESMRGDWRVTPAVSSTTQMDMVHLVLGRPGVILLAEGNPQRVRGLLGQEKRRLAKVIGSAPLHDYVIGQGEDELSIRKLRMTLMRLPRTLSPKDVNALDKRLKALTARPQLPKGAIPKNMRPPRGAFRQTRGR, encoded by the coding sequence ATGGCAAAGCCCCAGGAGAAGGTTTCGTTCGGCCAGCGGCTGAAGCAGATCGGGATGGTGTTCCGATTCACCGCCAAGCAGGACCGCTGGTTCGCGCCGTTGGTGGCGGCGGCGGTGCTGATCCCGCTCGCGCTCACCGTGGTCGCGGTCATTCTCTCGGGCTGGATCTGGCTGCCGATCGGCATCCTGCTCGCCCTGCTCGCCGTGCTGATCGTGCTCAACCTGCGGTCCAACGCGGCAATGATGAACGCCGCCGAGGGGCAGCCCGGCGCGGCGGCCCAGATCATGGAGAGCATGCGCGGCGACTGGCGGGTCACCCCGGCCGTCAGCTCCACCACACAGATGGACATGGTGCACCTGGTGCTCGGCCGCCCCGGCGTGATCCTGCTGGCCGAGGGGAACCCGCAGCGGGTACGCGGACTGCTCGGCCAGGAGAAGCGCCGGCTGGCCAAGGTGATCGGCTCCGCCCCGCTGCACGACTACGTGATCGGCCAGGGCGAGGACGAGCTGTCGATCCGCAAGCTGCGGATGACCCTGATGCGGCTGCCCCGCACCCTCTCCCCCAAGGACGTCAACGCCCTCGACAAGCGGCTGAAGGCGCTCACCGCCCGCCCGCAGCTGCCCAAGGGCGCGATCCCGAAGAACATGCGGCCGCCGCGGGGCGCGTTCCGCCAGACCCGGGGTCGCTGA
- a CDS encoding SigE family RNA polymerase sigma factor, which yields MKDDDAPAPTDPFDEFVRSRSTALLRSAYLLTTDRHAAEDLLQEVLERLYAKWRRARAAPDTYARKIMVNRAIDRWRLRGRRPEATLTDAAVPLAADHADEVATRQVVLGALRALPPRQRAAVVLRYLDDLSEAETAQIMGCSVGAVKSHTARGLTRLRHLTDLGRVERDTLPGTSPMTRRIR from the coding sequence ATGAAAGACGACGACGCCCCGGCACCGACCGACCCGTTCGACGAGTTCGTCCGTAGCCGCTCGACCGCACTGCTGCGCTCGGCGTACCTGCTGACCACAGACCGGCACGCCGCAGAGGATCTGCTCCAGGAGGTCCTGGAACGGCTGTACGCGAAGTGGCGACGAGCCCGCGCCGCGCCCGACACCTACGCCAGAAAGATCATGGTGAACCGCGCCATCGACCGTTGGCGGCTGCGGGGCCGGCGGCCGGAGGCGACGCTGACCGACGCGGCCGTACCGCTGGCCGCCGACCACGCCGATGAGGTGGCCACCCGGCAGGTGGTGCTCGGGGCGCTGCGCGCCCTGCCGCCCCGGCAGCGGGCGGCCGTCGTGCTGCGCTACCTCGACGACCTGTCCGAGGCCGAGACCGCCCAGATCATGGGCTGCTCGGTCGGCGCGGTGAAGAGCCACACGGCGCGGGGCCTCACCCGGTTGCGGCACCTGACCGACCTCGGGCGGGTCGAACGCGACACGCTGCCCGGCACCTCTCCCATGACCCGGAGGATTCGATGA
- a CDS encoding RDD family protein — MVPPGAGLPLTAVTTTATAPVPPATDPTFTPPGLGRRFGALIIDWVLCLLVSGLFANPARDGWPPVVVLILEYAFFLGFFVQTPGMYITRIRCLAWSDGGRIGPLRALLRGVLLALVVPALLMDGHRRGLHDRLADSVIADAPRPARAGS, encoded by the coding sequence ATGGTCCCGCCGGGGGCCGGACTACCCTTGACCGCTGTGACCACCACCGCCACCGCGCCGGTCCCACCCGCCACGGACCCCACCTTCACACCCCCCGGCCTCGGCCGCCGGTTCGGCGCGCTGATCATCGACTGGGTGCTCTGCCTGCTGGTTTCCGGCCTCTTCGCCAACCCGGCCCGGGACGGCTGGCCGCCGGTGGTGGTGCTGATCCTCGAATACGCCTTCTTCCTCGGCTTCTTCGTCCAGACCCCCGGCATGTACATCACCCGGATCCGCTGCCTGGCCTGGTCGGACGGCGGTCGGATCGGGCCGCTCCGGGCGCTGCTGCGCGGCGTGCTGCTCGCCCTGGTCGTACCCGCTCTGCTGATGGACGGGCACCGGCGCGGCCTGCACGACCGCCTCGCCGACTCGGTCATCGCCGACGCCCCCCGCCCCGCCCGTGCCGGCTCCTGA